A window of Liolophura sinensis isolate JHLJ2023 unplaced genomic scaffold, CUHK_Ljap_v2 scaffold_80, whole genome shotgun sequence contains these coding sequences:
- the LOC135481422 gene encoding oocyte zinc finger protein XlCOF26-like — MDQEDFEVIMEKKTLEGKKTAKLFTCEVCDRGFTRRDSWRRHHQTQHGDKEKKKKTEKYFCRVCAQHFTLRNNWLRHQRTHHQPQTNKRFTCPTCDRTFFRREHLIRHQQRHGNKRERVWDCEDCGKSFYRLWDWRTHQRGKHGSAGDELGGVICFLKVNFKTEDD, encoded by the exons ATGGATCAAGAGGATTTCGAGGTTATTATGGAGAAGAAGACGTTGGAGGGGAAGAAGACGGCGAAGCTATTTACCTGCGAGGTGTGCGATCGAGGATTTACCCGACGTGATAGCTGGCGACGTCATCACCAAACACAGCACGGCGATAaggagaaaaagaagaagacGGAGAAGTATTTTTGCCGGGTGTGTGCCCAGCATTTTACCCTGCGGAATAACTGGCTCCGACACCAGCGGACGCATCACCAGCCccagacaaacaaaagattCACCTGTCCGACCTGTGACCGGACGTTTTTTCGCCGAGAACATTTGATCCGCCATCAACAGCGCCATGGCAACAAACGAGAACGTGTGTGGGATTGTGAAGACTGTGGGAAGTCTTTCtaccggttgtgggattggcggACCCATCAACGTGGGAAACACGGCTCg gctggggATGAATTAGGGGGAGTAatttgcttcttgaaagttaattttaagaca gAAGATGACTAG
- the LOC135481424 gene encoding uncharacterized protein LOC135481424, giving the protein MPRTKKKSITPGRGSNPIDTALHALYYNPDSPAAYSGVQPLLKAARQQGLKVSRTHVSAWLAQQDTYTLHRPARRHYPRNRVVVGGMDSQWQADLVDMTAFTKENDNNRYLLTCIDVLSKYTWVIPLRTKTGARLIEAFQQIFKTGRRPLYLQTDEGKEFLNRPFQAFLKDKGVFFFHTFNETKASVVERFNRTLKGRMYKYFTAHNTRRYLDALPALVRGYNQAYHRSIRRAPIDVTPQNQKEVRQVLYGPSTHKRSVHRYRAGDLVRISKVKGKFEKSYLPNWSTEMFRIVRSHPRQPAVYTLEDLNGDQLLGTFYETELQPVTAAVDKFYQVEKILKRERRRGKLCYWVKWVGYPPSFNSWVPATDVKRI; this is encoded by the coding sequence ATGCCTCgcacgaaaaaaaaatcaatcacgCCGGGCCGTGGTTCAAACCCGATCGATACCGCTCTCCATGCTTTGTATTACAACCCggacagtccagcggcttacagcgggGTTCAACCCCTGCTCAAGGCAGCTCGACAACagggactcaaagtgagtcgaacccacgtgtcggcttggctggctcagcaggacacgtacacacTCCACCGACCTGCACGCCGCCATTACCCGCGTAACCGAGTGGTGGTTGGGGGTAtggacagtcagtggcaggcggacctggtcgacatgacagcgttcaccaaagagaatgacaacaaccgttacctactgacCTGCATCGATGTGCTCTCCAAGTATACCTGGGTGATCCCACTCCGGACCAAAACCGGGGCTCGTTTGATCGAggcatttcaacagattttcaagacgggtcgccgaccgttgtacctgcaaacggacgaggggaaagagtttctgaacagaccgtttcaagcctttttaaaggacaaaggggtgtttttctttcacacgtttaacgaaaccaaagccTCCGTGGTAGAACGGTTCAACCGCACTTTGAAAggtcgcatgtacaaatatttcaccgctcacaacactcggcgcTACCTGGACGCCTTACCGGCCCTGGTTCGCGGTTACAATCAAGCCTACCACCGAAGCATACGACGAGCCCCTATCGACGTCACTCCCCAGAACCAGAAGGAAGTCCGGCAAGTCTTGTACGGTCCATCCACACACAAACGCTCGGTCCACCGGTATCGGGCCGGTGATCTCGTGCgtatcagtaaagtgaaagggaaatttgaaaaatcatacctgccgaattggagcacggaaatgttccgtATCGTCCGCTCCCACCCTCGACAGCCtgctgtgtacacactggaggatttGAACGGGGATCAATTGCTAGGGACGTTTTACGAAACCGAACTCCAACCGGTGACAGCCGCGGTGgataagttttatcaggtggagaagatcttaaaaagggaGCGGCGGCGAGGGAAACTGTgctattgggtgaagtgggtaggttatccacccagctttaattcttgggtcCCGGCCACGGACGTGAAACGTATTTAA
- the LOC135481425 gene encoding anti-sigma-I factor RsgI2-like, with translation MDRCIQGLRENKGTVAAVLGVLLYIGALVGGLAAELSLQLLQDQSTLQYLRGQLNKTRFRWIGTPVSPPQPPSIARRFDNTENAVTATSAITPSWDRTPTSQPSTPTTTTLHRRHPLSSNSSNSSNSSNSSPPSPTPTHPTTPIPSIVSTPVYLPPNTTQVTQVTQVTQVTQPTQATQATQAPSPAVTPPTIHHPHPYDDPNRRRS, from the coding sequence ATGGATCGGTGTAtacaaggcttgcgcgagaataaaggGACCGTAGCAGCCGTACTGGGCGTTCTCTTGTACATCGGTGctttagtgggtggattggctGCAGAACTCAGCCTACAACTGCTCCAAGACCAGTCAACCCTACAATATCTACGAGGACAATTAAACAAGACGCGTTTCCGCTGGATTGGGACACCTGTATCGCCACCCCAACCACCGTCAATCGCCCGTCGGTTTGACAATACCGAGAACGCCGTCACTGCCACTAGCGCCATTACCccgagctgggatcgaactcccaCGTCACAACCCTCCACACCCACCACTACCACACTACACCGACGGCACCCACTCTCCTCAAACTCCTCAAACTCCTCAAACTCTTCAAACTCCTCACCCCCTTCACCCACCCCTACTCACCCCACCACACCAATACCTAGCATCGTTTCCACACCTGTCTATCTACCCcctaacacaacacaggtaacacaggtaacacaggtaacacaggtaacacagccAACACAGGCAACGCAGGCAACGCAGGCACCATCACCTGCCGTCACTCCCCCCACtatccaccacccccacccgtaCGACGATCCAAACCGCCGACGGAGCTAG
- the LOC135481426 gene encoding zinc finger protein 41-like: MDQEDFEVIMEKKTLEGKKTAKLFTCEVCDRGFTRRDSWRRHHQTQHGDKEKKKKTEKYFCRVCAQHFTLRNNWLRHQRTHHQPQTNKRFTCPTCDRTFFRREHLIRHQQRHGNKRERVWDCEDCGKSFYRLWDWRTHQRGKHGSAGDELGGVICFLKVNFKTRPVSSTTTTTTTTDDNRPSTSQAQVSLAGDTSLGEEKKKQKKKSPTCQFEPDPVQPHEAVLPSGDIDVRELYQRHWRSIRTYFHRHKPIQDCYNYRLSDLGAIPAHVDEIYEDQPTAFTINYSFGYILRHKETGQVRYYYPSTNNTRVLDAPYRVASRADLRGFHTQHLLTQDLPCG; the protein is encoded by the exons ATGGATCAAGAGGATTTCGAGGTTATTATGGAGAAGAAGACGTTGGAGGGGAAGAAGACGGCGAAGCTATTTACCTGCGAGGTGTGCGATCGAGGATTTACCCGACGTGATAGCTGGCGACGTCATCACCAAACACAGCACGGCGATAaggagaaaaagaagaagacGGAGAAGTATTTTTGCCGGGTGTGTGCCCAGCATTTTACCCTGCGGAATAACTGGCTCCGACACCAGCGGACGCATCACCAGCCccagacaaacaaaagattCACCTGTCCGACCTGTGACCGGACGTTTTTTCGCCGAGAACATTTGATCCGCCATCAACAGCGCCATGGCAACAAACGAGAACGTGTGTGGGATTGTGAAGACTGTGGGAAGTCTTTCtaccggttgtgggattggcggACCCATCAACGTGGGAAACACGGCTCg gctggggATGAATTAGGGGGAGTAatttgcttcttgaaagttaattttaagaca AGACCTGTTTcatctaccaccaccaccaccaccaccaccgacgACAACAGACCCAGCACGAGTCAAGCTCAAGTGAGTTTAGCGGGGGATACCTCGCTgggagaagaaaagaaaaaacaaaagaaaaaaagtccaacGTGCCAGTTCGAACCCGACCCAGTACAGCCTCACGAGGCTGTCTTGCCGAGCGGTGACATTGACGTACGGGAGTTGTACCAGCGGCATTGGCGATCGATCAGGACGTATTTCCATCGCCACAAACCAATTCAAGACTGCTATAATTACCGACTGAGTGATCTCGGTGCTATCCCAGCCCATGTAGATGAGATTTACGAAGACCAGCCGACCGCTTTCACTATCAATTACAGTTTTGGATATATCCTCCGCCACAAAGAGACGGGTCAGGTGCGGTATTATTACCCGAGCACCAACAACACCCGAGTACTCGACGCACCGTACCgcgtggcgagtcgggctgacctgcgaGGATTCCACACCCAGCATCTCCTCACCCAAGACCTACCCTGCGGTTAA